ATCTTAAGCGGGTCAAATAGATACGGCTACACAAAAAAATCCGACCCGCTATCAGCCCTATGATCATTTATTTCCACCTCTATAGATTTCTTGGGCCTTAAGCTGTCATCATGTGGGCCACTAAAGACATTGTGGGCCAAGTACCACTTAATGTGCCGGTTCGAGTTCGAAACGAACCGGACACAATCCCCCAACATAGGGTTCGTTTGATCGAGCCACACGTCTAATTGGATCTCTTTGAGGATTCAATTCAATCGATGCAAGAAGAATCCATCATATTCCATTCGGTGGCGCATTCTTGTCGATCTGATACCGACGCAATATGATTGGAGGACTTGCTGTCTTGAACTGTGGAATGTGACACACCCTGTCACCAACCGCCACAATAATTTTAAGAACACCATatttaaaagatatttttaaaagggatattaatatataaaaaaataaaaaaaaaataattttatttataaaattataaagaaaagaaaaaggacagaGAGACTTCTAAACTTAAAATTAAAAAGGATGAATACAAAATCACTatggaaaatatatattttcataaatatatttcttataaATAATGTAGCAGTAAAATGTCAACCAATAATAtcaaaaggatatatatatatatatatatatatgttttaattaAATGTCAACCAAAAAAAACAAGAAGACCGAGAGATCACTACTGCCATTCATTTATTTGAGTGGCTTTTGGAGCTACCGAACGGCTCTCTTCTCTGCTCTTCTCCTCTCATCACGCTGCTGCCCTCTCTGCCATCTCAAGAGCCCTTCACATTCCAAGCCCCCTCCTATATACTCCCTGCCTtcatctccctcctcctcctcctccctctccgacGACTGCGCAAGGagaaggaaggagagagagagagagatggcagtCCAATGGAAGCCGAGTTGTTCTTTGAGGAGCCCACGTGCTCCATTACTGACACCCTCTTCATCGTTTCCATCTTCACCAGCTTCCATGCCGCTCCTCCTGCACATGGCAAAAGGAAGAAGCGGGCTCAGCTATCGCGGTCGCCGCTTCGTCGTCCGGTCGAGCAGCGGGAGTCTGGAGAGCGGATGGCAGCGCTGGTGGCGGCCCCCGGAGAAGGGATTGGGGACGTCCGACGTCAGCCTCAGCGATGTCCTCTGGCCCTCGGCAGGTGCTGCTCCTCCTCGTGTGATCTTGTGATGTTGGGAATGGCGCGTGGTGGTGAACGAATTGGATGCCGCAGGTGCGTTCGCAGCGATGGCGTTGCTGGGGAGGTTGGATCAGGTGGTAGCTTCCCGGGGCCTGTCCTTCACCATTGCTCCTCTGGGGGCTGTGTGTGCCGTGCTGTTCACTAACCCTAGTGCTCCTGCTGCCCAGGTTCGAACACCTCTTGCTCTTGCTCTTGCTCAGTCACTTATGTTGCAGATTATTGGCATACAACAGAGTTCTATGCTGTTGGAGGAGGTGGAACCTACTTGGCTTAAAACTAATTCCTTTAGTTCTCATGATCACGAGTGAAATTTGCTTCTCAATTTCCAATATGTTCTATGGAGGAACACCATGAACTGGATCACAAATGAATAATTGGAAGCCCTAAGTAGCAAGATGCTTGGATAGGGAATCAGCAAAGAATTGACGATGGATGTTTGTGTTGTCTGCAAAATGTAGAGTAAATAAACAGAAGCACATTCTGAAACTAAAAGAGAACTTGAAAATCTGGTCTTTTGTAGATAAGGATTGAACAATATTTGAAAGAGGGATTTCTAGTTTTTCTTCTTGTTGTTAACAGAAACTGTGCAAATTTCCTAACCTATTTTAATGTAAGATATCCACTAGTGTATTAGCTTATTGAGATTGTGCTAAATCTCATGAAAACATTTGGCCAACAGAGAAGATTTCTAAAATAGGATGTAAACCACTGGCTTGAATGGAGTGATTTCCACCCAAAAATAATCAAGAGGACTTGTAGAAACAAAGGAAGGAGCTTCATTTTACATATTTTGTTAAAGATTAAAACATGATTACTGGCAGATTGCATTTCAGACGAAAGTCAAATGTTTTATGGGCTTTTTAGGAGATATATATAGGAGTTATTATCAACTGCAGTAATTTGCATGTGAGATGAGGTTATGTAGAATTTGTAGCTCCAGCTCTTGGCTATGAATTTCTGGGATTTTGACTTCCCTATTTGTCTTTCAGAAACAACAACTTTGATAGATTTAGTACCTAAAAGTGATGCAGGGCAAATTTAGTCCTTGGAGGATCACTGAATTTTGCTAAAATTTTAGATTGCAATGAGGTCTATCACAAAAGCCATAAATATGTAGTCAATTATTGCATTAGATTTTAAAAAAAGTGTAAAAGAAATTAATAGAAATCCTGAAGGAGGGATTTAAGCTTTTGTGAGTAATTTTAAGGTGTCACCTTAACTTGAAAGATTAAAATACTAGCTTATAGGCTGAGTAATTCTCGTTAATTACTCTCGTTGTTGTCAATAGTGAATAAGATTATTTCTAGATTTTAGTTTAGCAACATCAGTTAAATTTAGAAGTAAAATTATACATTCCAGCAAAATAAAGTTTAACTTGTTATTGTTCAATGGGTTGAGTAAAAACATATCTGAaaccatggttttaaatcttgatAATGGACTTGTGCCGATCCCTATCTGGATCAGTATCAACTGGTATGAATCAGGTATATGTGGGCATACAGACACATTTTTTATCAGCAATACCAGTCAACACCGAGAAGAGGGCAGGAGGATGAGAAGGATAATAGGAGGTAAAAGTTGGGTTGaactattcaaattcaaatatcaaAGTTCAAGGTTTCATATtctcaaaagaacaaaaaaaatattccagGTCCCATAAAAGACAATTCTGTACCATCAGCTGTTCCTCTTGGCGTAATGAGGTTAACATTTGCTTCATTCAATTTGATTTGCCTATTTGTTGCACATTGTTGGTAGAATTAATTGAAGTTAAAATGAATAGAAGATCCAAGACACTAAAATGGTCATCTTTGTTTCTGAATTCCTCCTTTATTAGAATAGTAAGTCGATAACCTTTTTCCTTTAAATTGTCTAGCTTTAACATGATTATTCTACTTATCAATTATCATGTGAGAAATACCTGTAAATTTCACAGGAAGTAGATATTCTATTTGTTCTTTAATCACTATATGATGATTAACTCTAACATGAATTCTGGTACAGAAGTACAACGTGTTCGTTGCTCAGATTGGTTGTGCAGCATTTGGGGTACTAGCTCTAGCAATATTTGGGCCAGGATGGTTGGCAAGAGGAGCTGCTCTTGCTGCATCTATGGCATTCATGATTGCGACTGGAACTACCCATCCTCCAGGTAAAACTTTATAGTGACCATGTGTTCCATATTCCATTTCTGTCGTTACAGAAGTAAGATTGTACTGTGTCAGCTTTCACAAACTAGACTTAAGCCTGGTAATCTTGATGCTTAATTCGGCTATGAACAAATTAGGTCAAGTTGTCAACCTATTTCAAACTATTTCCAGCACCCTTCTTATAAAACTAGATATAAAATGTCTCCTTACTGATCGATAGGAATGATCAGGTTTCGAAACAGTAGTTACTGATATGGTTTCTATGGCTCAAACATTGGTCATTCAAATTACAAAGGAGCAACTTTATCATGGATTCATGGTACAAAAGTTTGTCctttaggaaagaaaaaaaacaagaatGCCTAGGGTAACTCAAAAGCCTTCATAAAGTTCAAGAATGAATGCCTGGGGTAGAATGCTTGCCATTTCGTTGTCTTGGTTTTCATGCTAATTTTAACTCAGATTTGTAACGAATTACTCATGGTAATACATTTATCCAGAATAACTTACTGCATTTAATTATGTTAGTGTTATATatcttgtcatgatatgaagTTCACTTCGTTTGAAGTATGCTGTATCTTTTACTTGCGACTGCACTGGAAAGCTAAGGATCCTCCCTGTTTGTGAAATATGCTTACTTATCTATGATTTGTCATTTATTATATCTTGGTAactgatattttctttttctacatCTGCTTGGAAATGCAGCTGCCAGCTTGCCTATCTTGTTCATTGATGGTGCCAAGTTCCATCATTTGAACTTTTGGTATGCCTTGTTCCCTGGTGCTGTGGGCTGTGTTTTTCTATGTTTAATTGTGAGTATGTTTCCCCCCCAAGTATTGTATGTTCACAAACAACCTTCTCCAGCCATAAGTGATTCATTTAACATGTTCTGTTACCTCTGTTGCAGCAAGAGATGGTGACTTTTCTGAAAAGGAACTGCAAATTTTGACAAGAGGGAGTATGCTTTCACAACTCTCGTGTTCAGCCCACAACCCTCCTTGTCATATGTATCTTATCTTTCCCATTGACTTTCTCTGCCATACATCCAATTGAAGTCAATGTTTCTGACATTTTGTGCTCTCTTTTTTCATCCTCTTTGCCAATGTAAGATGTCAAAttgaaaattataatatatcaggAATAAACTGTCAATCATCCGTGTAAAAGGTTTACAGAGATTTTCATCATCCGAGTGTCAATGTCAGTCTCAAATacagatgaaaaaaataaaagattgtaTAAGATCTTATGAACATAGATTTGAATTAGTTTCAGTATAGGGCCAGATTGTCGTTTGAAAATGACAATCGACATTTTTACCACTTGAGTGTTTCGAATTATAAATGGTGGGTTAGAGGATCTCAAACAATGATTTAAAAGATATTAGGCATCAAAACGTCAAGATAGatgttttaaaatataaaatataattaataaatatgattatataaataaaaaaatataatattaaattaagaacatttgaaatatcaaataatattatctattttttaataataaaaatattaaaagattcaaaacaataaaatttatgTCAAATTCAATCATTCATAATCAATATTGTTAttcttaaatatattattattcttcTCATCTTTACGTACATTTTTATGAAAATATGTTTTCTCTTCTTCTGTCTCAAGAGATGAGTTTGTACTTTTgtacttaattatttttttttgtcatttgttTTGTAAATATTTGTAATTCTTCAATACTAGAGGCTCTTGCCACATCTTGCTATATCAAGttgtcatcttcaaatacaagctcgttttTGACATAGATTGAATCAATATTATTTTACAAATCATAACGAGCATTAAATGCttgtttatactttatataaataaaattatataattattgatgCTCTAatcgattttttttctttttgtatgaatATATCctctcatataatttaaaaatatattaatatatttattaaaaaaagattaattaaaataaaaatattatgtgatCCTTATATGTTCAATAATGCTCCAATTTCGCTCATAACTCGTAGTACTATATGTCAAATTAAAAATCTTGATAGCCGTAAGTTTGAGATGAAATTTCTAAATAGACTCTACCATATAgttgtaaaatttattttattaataataataatatactatatatgaaattaattatataaatttattaatacaTAGGGATGTAGTTGTCCTAGATTGAACGATAATTAAAATTCCAAAAAGACTATCGACATTCTTATATAAGGATAATGCATATGATTTTATCTTGTACCTCAAAACTAATATTATAATGCATCTTGCATCTCAAGGCATGAAACTAATCTTGCAATGCATTGATATGACCCATTTATAACTTTTGCATCAAACTCAATAGACGTGTTCTTATAAATAAATTTTGGATGCTTATTGGGCGATGAAATTGATAATTTCATCTTTCATCAAATGATCGtaaatattttcttatactttTCTTCATTTTTATCAAAAAGAACTTTTGAATTATCTCCTTTGttttatccatagcctcataaatatattatattataatttttttttttcatcatctaCCAACATAAGGACTCAAATAAGAGAGCATATtacttttaatatataaatcataaaatttcaaaaggatgacattaagatgatatcatcgATCTCTTTCCTTTTACTTTTTTTGTTCATTTGCTTCTCACCTATTTTTCTAAGGTAAATATATTTTTCAGGTTATGTTTTTACATATAATATTAAGAAGTAGCAAATTAGGTGAAATTATGTCTCACCAATTTCTTGTTATTTATGAATTCTCTCGTTATATTCAAAGCTCCTATgcaattataaagaaatccaaacaaagattgcactttgtaaagtctttttgattttaaaatttttttcaatatcttctgacattaaatcaatacaatgtgcggcACATGAAGTTTAATATAAGCTATCTTTTTGCTTCAAGTAATTTACCTAAAACAAAAGATAACAAAATTGATAAGACTTAAAAGTCATGTAATTCTTCCATTCAAATTGGAGATATCAagtaattaaaagattaaaaaatttaaaaaataaatcttatcAACTAACATATAGTTGTTTCCATTATGGATTataatttgatgatattttattcaCCAATTTATTCCATAAATTTATCAAGCaactcatatatttttttatctagattttataaaaaatgatgCATTTATTCATTTCACATGTTTCATAAATAAAGAACAgttgattataaaattaattatactcttatGTCTCTTGTAACTAGCATAATAGAACAACTATGCCTTATAATTTTTGTAAccctttaataatttatttatatagttCAACTTTTTTTTTAACAATGAAACTCATAACTCAATAACTTGGAGATTCTAATCTCCTACGATATCTTCCAATAACTTTAATAATCTCCTAAAAGAAATGTTAATCTAATAGAAAAAGTGAGCAATGTGATGAATTATTCTTCCCCTTGTTTCTTTATCAGAAGAGgcacttatatttgtttatcttaattttacttttacttgcgCTTATTATTTTTGTgatccttgatatatatatatataaatctattGGTTCCTTTTTACCTTTTTTTAACAATCataacttctttttattttttatcatatacTCTTTTTCTACTTGGATTAACACTTTCATAATAATCTTTTTCTTGTTTAAAATTATCTTTGAGTAAAATcctataagattcattcttttataatttttttcaatcaTATAAGCTAGCAGTTCTTCTTTTACATCAAGTGGACACTTCTTATAGCTTGGCATTCTTAAAATTATCTGGTTGATGCTACTTTACATGAAAAATATTACATCTAGTAATCTTATCACAAAAGATACAAATAATTATATTAGGACCTTTAAGATCATTTAGATAATTATATCTTTCAATTTTTCTAAGAATCTTTTAATTTGCTTTGTACATTTATCATTAATCTTGACTCCCTAATAatagttctaaataaatagagattaacaatattaaaatctaaaCATTATATTATCAATCTAAATAGAGATTGCTTTGTACAatagttagagggggagaaaagaatCATCGATAATGAAGAGTGAGGAAAGGGGAGGGTACCAGGAACTTTTGGATGACGACGATGGTGATGAAGGAAGATATAGATGATAACAATAACAATAGAGGAAGCTTCAGATGATAGCAACGATGGTGGCGGAAGCTGCATATGACGATGTCATGGGCAGAGGAAGTTTTAGAAGTGTTCGTTGGTCACGGAGAAAGCTACAGTCCTCTCCCTCAAAGGTGGAAGCAACAACGATGGAAGGAACTATGCACGAAGGCTAAGCCATCATACTCGTTCGTTGGTGACAAAGGAAGCCTCGATCTTGTGTATTAGTGATAGAGCCAACGATAAAGGAAACATCGACAACAAAGGCAGAAGCTACATTAGGGTTTATAGCTCGGGGTTACATAGGGGTGGGTTTTGTGAGTATAGAAAGtagctagttggttcgattgaactagACTTAAAAAGTCTGGTTCGATTGTTTCATTTGAACCGAACACTCGCCCAAGATGCCTAACAATTGGGTTCAGGCGAGCGCCCAGGTGATACTTCATTAAAGCATTAAAGCATGCCGCTTGGTCAAAACTTGAGGCACTCGAACCTCGTCTCACCTCACCTAAGCATCTATTTAAACTTCTGATCTCAAATAATTAAGGCTTTcaacttttatttttttgttattatataaTTTGTTATTTAAACAAAGTTTACAATGTCTATCTCCATGGTTGTGTACACCAACATATTATTTGTCTACTCTTATGGTTATTGATGCTCAAGTGAAGCGCTGTCAAAGATGAAAAGATCATTCTATCAGTTCTTGCAGATGCTCAACTCTGGCAAATTCTACTGAACTATAAAACTTCAGCCATTTCTGCTTTGTGGcagaaatcatcattaattttttatCCTTTCTTTCCAGTAAACTAAACTGAGATAATGTAGTGAATTCTTCGGAAAAAAAATAGTGAATTCTTCACTCTATAAAAAATGTAACTTTTTGACCCCAAAACAATAGATAAAACTTCAATTCAGTTATGTGCAATCTCTAGTGCATTCATCTTTCCATCTAGTATAAGTTTGTGGGTTGATGGCTAACCAGCTGAATGGCATTTCTATAGACAGGAAGAATGTTTACATTAGAAAGTTGATAGAGTACTCATTTCTAGCTTGGACCAAATAGACAAGACATAAACAATAAGCACCTGTTTCTGTTTCCTAATAAGCTtctcacatgtaaacaaaactactTAGGCCAATAATATAAAGTGACTGAGAAATTGATCAAACAAAGTATATTCAAGGTTTGAACGGAAAGATTTAGGTGACAATGTCAACATTAAGTGTACTAAAGATACAAAAGAAGCCAGCCTTCCTGTAGATTTAGAAATACCAGAAGATATGAAACTACAAGATCCAAATCAAGAACTAAAGATAACTGCAACAGCAAACCATATAAGGAACAATTTTGAGACCAGTAGATTTGAAACTACATGACCCAAATCAAGAACTAAAGATAACAGCAACAGCAAAGCATATATAGAACAATTTCAACAAGCCAAAGTCCCCCCCCAGCATTTGATAAGCTTTTTCACAAGGAAACTTCTAATAGAAGCGGCTATTCATGATTCATGGTGTAGAAATGGCGCAGGTGTCTAATTTATTAATTATCACTGCATCAACAGCCGATACGCCTCGTTGTTCATCTCATATGTAAACTCATATCCAAGATTCTGAGCTCCAATCTTGAACTCTTTCATATCGACCTTAGGAACTTGGATGCCGACCAACACATTTGCACCAGTCTCACCCTATGAAGCATAGAAATCAGAAGACAGAGGAAATAAATATAGGACTCCTTTGTTCTTAATTTGAAAAAAGGAAATAGCCGaaggagaaaaataaaatatatgctcTGATATTTACATACAAAGTTAAACCCATGTTAAGTCTCTCTTGGTATGCATA
This genomic stretch from Musa acuminata AAA Group cultivar baxijiao chromosome BXJ3-9, Cavendish_Baxijiao_AAA, whole genome shotgun sequence harbors:
- the LOC103998931 gene encoding uncharacterized protein LOC103998931 yields the protein MAVQWKPSCSLRSPRAPLLTPSSSFPSSPASMPLLLHMAKGRSGLSYRGRRFVVRSSSGSLESGWQRWWRPPEKGLGTSDVSLSDVLWPSAGAFAAMALLGRLDQVVASRGLSFTIAPLGAVCAVLFTNPSAPAAQKYNVFVAQIGCAAFGVLALAIFGPGWLARGAALAASMAFMIATGTTHPPAASLPILFIDGAKFHHLNFWYALFPGAVGCVFLCLIQEMVTFLKRNCKF